The following are encoded in a window of Oncorhynchus mykiss isolate Arlee chromosome 11, USDA_OmykA_1.1, whole genome shotgun sequence genomic DNA:
- the LOC110535033 gene encoding N-alpha-acetyltransferase 35, NatC auxiliary subunit isoform X3 — protein sequence MQTGWTLHMTSKRHAKVQELSLGELLHDKFRFGLFEAMSAIEMMDPKMDAGMIGNQVNRKVLSFEQAVKDGSIRVRDLSLPELIGIMDTCFCCLITWLEGHSLAQTVFTCLYVHNPDLIEDPALKAFALGILKVCDIAREKVNKAAVFEEEDFQAMTYGFKMANNVTDLRVTGMLKDVEEELQRRVKSTRSRQGEQRNPGVELEHQQWIALFSRIKFTRLLLTALIAFTKKETSSVSEAQKLMQQAADLLPALHSSIEHGIQYQNDTTKGDQPIMMGFEPLVNQRLLPPTFPRYAKILKREEMVNYFSKLIDRIKTVCEVINTTNLHGILDFFCEFSEQSPCVLSRSLLQTTFLIDNKKVFGTQPMQDMIKDALRYFVSPPVLSSKCCLHNNHQAKDYIDSFVTHCSRPFCSLIQIHGHNRARQRDKLGHILEEFATLQDEAEKVDAALHSLLMKLEPQRQHLACLGTWILYHNLRIMIQYLLSGFELELYSMHEYYYIYWYLSEFLYAWLMSTLSRADSSQVAEERLLEEQQKGRSSKKTKKKKKGQGARPLSREITMSQAYQNMCAGMYKTMIALDMDRKVRKPQFELDSEQVRYEHRFAPFNSVVTPPPVHYIQFKEMSDLKKYSPPPKSADLYMAASKHFQQAKLILENVPTPDPEVNRILKVAKPNIVVMKLLAGGHKETKVLPEFDFSAHKYFPVVRII from the exons GGACGCCGGGATGATTGGCAACCAGGTCAACAGGAAAGTCCTCAGCTTTGAACAGGCAGTCAAG GATGGTTCCATCAGAGTGAGGGACCTCAGTCTTCCAGAGCTGATTGGGATCATGGACACCTGTTTCTGCTGCTTG atcacCTGGCTGGAGGGTCACTCCCTAGCCCAGACAGTGTTCACCTGCCTGTACGTCCACAACCCCGACCTCATCGAGGACCCGGCCCTCAAGGCCTTCGCTCTGGGCATCCTCAAGGTGTGTGACATCGCCCGCGAGAAAGTCAACAAAGCCGCAGTGTTCGAGGAG GAGGATTTCCAGGCCATGACGTATGGCTTCAAGATGGCCAACAATGTGACAGATTTACGGGTTACAG GTATGCTAAAGGATGTGGAGGAAGAGTTACAGAGGAGAGTTAAG AGCACACGCAGTCGCCAGGGCGAGCAGCGGAACCCAGGGGTGGAGTTGGAA CATCAGCAATggatagcacttttcagtaggaTCAAGTTTACACGTCTTCTACTGACAGCGCTGATCGCCTTCACTAAGaaagag ACCAGCTCAGTGAGCGAAGCCCAGAAACTCATGCAGCAGGCAGCAGATCTCCTCCCAGCCCTCCACTCTAGCATCGAGCATGGCATTCAGTACCAGAACGATACTACTAAAGGAG ATCAACCGATCATGATGGGGTTTGAACCGCTGGTGAACCAGAGACTTCTGCCCCCCACCTTCCCCCGCTATGCCAAGATCCtcaagagggaggagatggtcaACTACTTCAGCAAGCTCATCGACCGCATCAAGACTGTGTGCGAGGTCATCAACACAACTAACCTACATGGAATTCTG GACTTTTTCTGCGAGTTCAGTGAGCAGTCCCCTTGCGTCCTCTCCAGGTCTCTGCTGCAG aCAACGTTCCTGATAGATAATAAGAAAGTGTTTGGGACCCAACCAATGCAGGACATGATCAAAGACGCTCTGAGGTACTTTGTCAGCCCGCCGGTGCTCTCCTCCAA GTGCTGCCTGCATAATAACCACCAGGCCAAGGACTACATTGACTCCTTTGTCACACACTGCTCAAGG CCCTTTTGCAGTCTCATCCAAATCCACGGACACAACCGCGCTCGGCAGAGAGACAAACTAGGCCACATCCTGGAGGAGTTTGCCACACTGcaggatgag GCAGAGAAGGTGGACGCGGCGCTGCACAGCCTGCTGATGAAGCTGGAGCCCCAGAGACAGCACCTGGCCTGCCTGGGCACCTGGATCCTCTACCACAACCTGCGCATCATGATCCAGTACCTGCTCAGCGGCTTCGAGCTGGAACTCTACAGCATGCACGagtactactacatctactg gtatctGTCAGAGTTCCTGTACGCGTGGCTCATGTCCACTCTGAGTCGGGCGGACAGCTCTCAGGTGGCTGAGGAGCGCCTCCTGGAGGAGCAGCAGAAAGGACGCAGCAGCAAGAaaaccaagaagaagaagaaaggccAAGGGG CTCGCCCCCTCAGCAGAGAAATCACCATGAGCCAAGCCTACCAAAACATGTGTGCTGGCATGTACAAG ACTATGATCGCCCTGGATATGGACAGGAAGGTGCGGAAGCCGCAGTTTGAGTTGGACAGCGAGCAGGTGCGCTACGAGCACCGCTTTGCCCCCTTCAACAGCGTGGTCACGCCACCGCCAGTCCATTACATCCAGTTCAAG GAGATGTCCGATCTGAAGAAGTACAGTCCTCCTCCCAAGTCAGCTGACCTCTACATGGCGGCCAGCAAACACTTCCAGCAAGCCAAACTCATCCTGGAGAACGTCCCCACCCCCGACCCAGAG GTGAATCGGATCTTAAAAGTTGCCAAACCCAACATTGTGGTCATGAAGCTACTTGCCGGGGGGCACAAGGAGACAAag GTACTACCAGAGTTTGATTTCTCTGCTCACAAGTACTTCCCTGTGGTCAGGATCATCTGA
- the LOC110535033 gene encoding N-alpha-acetyltransferase 35, NatC auxiliary subunit isoform X1 has protein sequence MVMKSSVEDDDVGWGLGVPEKMRNNANWVDITHDFKEACKELSLGELLHDKFRFGLFEAMSAIEMMDPKMDAGMIGNQVNRKVLSFEQAVKDGSIRVRDLSLPELIGIMDTCFCCLITWLEGHSLAQTVFTCLYVHNPDLIEDPALKAFALGILKVCDIAREKVNKAAVFEEEDFQAMTYGFKMANNVTDLRVTGMLKDVEEELQRRVKSTRSRQGEQRNPGVELEHQQWIALFSRIKFTRLLLTALIAFTKKETSSVSEAQKLMQQAADLLPALHSSIEHGIQYQNDTTKGDQPIMMGFEPLVNQRLLPPTFPRYAKILKREEMVNYFSKLIDRIKTVCEVINTTNLHGILDFFCEFSEQSPCVLSRSLLQTTFLIDNKKVFGTQPMQDMIKDALRYFVSPPVLSSKCCLHNNHQAKDYIDSFVTHCSRPFCSLIQIHGHNRARQRDKLGHILEEFATLQDEAEKVDAALHSLLMKLEPQRQHLACLGTWILYHNLRIMIQYLLSGFELELYSMHEYYYIYWYLSEFLYAWLMSTLSRADSSQVAEERLLEEQQKGRSSKKTKKKKKGQGARPLSREITMSQAYQNMCAGMYKTMIALDMDRKVRKPQFELDSEQVRYEHRFAPFNSVVTPPPVHYIQFKEMSDLKKYSPPPKSADLYMAASKHFQQAKLILENVPTPDPEVNRILKVAKPNIVVMKLLAGGHKETKVLPEFDFSAHKYFPVVRII, from the exons GGACGCCGGGATGATTGGCAACCAGGTCAACAGGAAAGTCCTCAGCTTTGAACAGGCAGTCAAG GATGGTTCCATCAGAGTGAGGGACCTCAGTCTTCCAGAGCTGATTGGGATCATGGACACCTGTTTCTGCTGCTTG atcacCTGGCTGGAGGGTCACTCCCTAGCCCAGACAGTGTTCACCTGCCTGTACGTCCACAACCCCGACCTCATCGAGGACCCGGCCCTCAAGGCCTTCGCTCTGGGCATCCTCAAGGTGTGTGACATCGCCCGCGAGAAAGTCAACAAAGCCGCAGTGTTCGAGGAG GAGGATTTCCAGGCCATGACGTATGGCTTCAAGATGGCCAACAATGTGACAGATTTACGGGTTACAG GTATGCTAAAGGATGTGGAGGAAGAGTTACAGAGGAGAGTTAAG AGCACACGCAGTCGCCAGGGCGAGCAGCGGAACCCAGGGGTGGAGTTGGAA CATCAGCAATggatagcacttttcagtaggaTCAAGTTTACACGTCTTCTACTGACAGCGCTGATCGCCTTCACTAAGaaagag ACCAGCTCAGTGAGCGAAGCCCAGAAACTCATGCAGCAGGCAGCAGATCTCCTCCCAGCCCTCCACTCTAGCATCGAGCATGGCATTCAGTACCAGAACGATACTACTAAAGGAG ATCAACCGATCATGATGGGGTTTGAACCGCTGGTGAACCAGAGACTTCTGCCCCCCACCTTCCCCCGCTATGCCAAGATCCtcaagagggaggagatggtcaACTACTTCAGCAAGCTCATCGACCGCATCAAGACTGTGTGCGAGGTCATCAACACAACTAACCTACATGGAATTCTG GACTTTTTCTGCGAGTTCAGTGAGCAGTCCCCTTGCGTCCTCTCCAGGTCTCTGCTGCAG aCAACGTTCCTGATAGATAATAAGAAAGTGTTTGGGACCCAACCAATGCAGGACATGATCAAAGACGCTCTGAGGTACTTTGTCAGCCCGCCGGTGCTCTCCTCCAA GTGCTGCCTGCATAATAACCACCAGGCCAAGGACTACATTGACTCCTTTGTCACACACTGCTCAAGG CCCTTTTGCAGTCTCATCCAAATCCACGGACACAACCGCGCTCGGCAGAGAGACAAACTAGGCCACATCCTGGAGGAGTTTGCCACACTGcaggatgag GCAGAGAAGGTGGACGCGGCGCTGCACAGCCTGCTGATGAAGCTGGAGCCCCAGAGACAGCACCTGGCCTGCCTGGGCACCTGGATCCTCTACCACAACCTGCGCATCATGATCCAGTACCTGCTCAGCGGCTTCGAGCTGGAACTCTACAGCATGCACGagtactactacatctactg gtatctGTCAGAGTTCCTGTACGCGTGGCTCATGTCCACTCTGAGTCGGGCGGACAGCTCTCAGGTGGCTGAGGAGCGCCTCCTGGAGGAGCAGCAGAAAGGACGCAGCAGCAAGAaaaccaagaagaagaagaaaggccAAGGGG CTCGCCCCCTCAGCAGAGAAATCACCATGAGCCAAGCCTACCAAAACATGTGTGCTGGCATGTACAAG ACTATGATCGCCCTGGATATGGACAGGAAGGTGCGGAAGCCGCAGTTTGAGTTGGACAGCGAGCAGGTGCGCTACGAGCACCGCTTTGCCCCCTTCAACAGCGTGGTCACGCCACCGCCAGTCCATTACATCCAGTTCAAG GAGATGTCCGATCTGAAGAAGTACAGTCCTCCTCCCAAGTCAGCTGACCTCTACATGGCGGCCAGCAAACACTTCCAGCAAGCCAAACTCATCCTGGAGAACGTCCCCACCCCCGACCCAGAG GTGAATCGGATCTTAAAAGTTGCCAAACCCAACATTGTGGTCATGAAGCTACTTGCCGGGGGGCACAAGGAGACAAag GTACTACCAGAGTTTGATTTCTCTGCTCACAAGTACTTCCCTGTGGTCAGGATCATCTGA
- the LOC110535033 gene encoding N-alpha-acetyltransferase 35, NatC auxiliary subunit isoform X2 — protein sequence MVMKSSVEDDDVGWGLGVPEKMRNNANWVDITHDFKEACKELSLGELLHDKLFGLFEAMSAIEMMDPKMDAGMIGNQVNRKVLSFEQAVKDGSIRVRDLSLPELIGIMDTCFCCLITWLEGHSLAQTVFTCLYVHNPDLIEDPALKAFALGILKVCDIAREKVNKAAVFEEEDFQAMTYGFKMANNVTDLRVTGMLKDVEEELQRRVKSTRSRQGEQRNPGVELEHQQWIALFSRIKFTRLLLTALIAFTKKETSSVSEAQKLMQQAADLLPALHSSIEHGIQYQNDTTKGDQPIMMGFEPLVNQRLLPPTFPRYAKILKREEMVNYFSKLIDRIKTVCEVINTTNLHGILDFFCEFSEQSPCVLSRSLLQTTFLIDNKKVFGTQPMQDMIKDALRYFVSPPVLSSKCCLHNNHQAKDYIDSFVTHCSRPFCSLIQIHGHNRARQRDKLGHILEEFATLQDEAEKVDAALHSLLMKLEPQRQHLACLGTWILYHNLRIMIQYLLSGFELELYSMHEYYYIYWYLSEFLYAWLMSTLSRADSSQVAEERLLEEQQKGRSSKKTKKKKKGQGARPLSREITMSQAYQNMCAGMYKTMIALDMDRKVRKPQFELDSEQVRYEHRFAPFNSVVTPPPVHYIQFKEMSDLKKYSPPPKSADLYMAASKHFQQAKLILENVPTPDPEVNRILKVAKPNIVVMKLLAGGHKETKVLPEFDFSAHKYFPVVRII from the exons GGACGCCGGGATGATTGGCAACCAGGTCAACAGGAAAGTCCTCAGCTTTGAACAGGCAGTCAAG GATGGTTCCATCAGAGTGAGGGACCTCAGTCTTCCAGAGCTGATTGGGATCATGGACACCTGTTTCTGCTGCTTG atcacCTGGCTGGAGGGTCACTCCCTAGCCCAGACAGTGTTCACCTGCCTGTACGTCCACAACCCCGACCTCATCGAGGACCCGGCCCTCAAGGCCTTCGCTCTGGGCATCCTCAAGGTGTGTGACATCGCCCGCGAGAAAGTCAACAAAGCCGCAGTGTTCGAGGAG GAGGATTTCCAGGCCATGACGTATGGCTTCAAGATGGCCAACAATGTGACAGATTTACGGGTTACAG GTATGCTAAAGGATGTGGAGGAAGAGTTACAGAGGAGAGTTAAG AGCACACGCAGTCGCCAGGGCGAGCAGCGGAACCCAGGGGTGGAGTTGGAA CATCAGCAATggatagcacttttcagtaggaTCAAGTTTACACGTCTTCTACTGACAGCGCTGATCGCCTTCACTAAGaaagag ACCAGCTCAGTGAGCGAAGCCCAGAAACTCATGCAGCAGGCAGCAGATCTCCTCCCAGCCCTCCACTCTAGCATCGAGCATGGCATTCAGTACCAGAACGATACTACTAAAGGAG ATCAACCGATCATGATGGGGTTTGAACCGCTGGTGAACCAGAGACTTCTGCCCCCCACCTTCCCCCGCTATGCCAAGATCCtcaagagggaggagatggtcaACTACTTCAGCAAGCTCATCGACCGCATCAAGACTGTGTGCGAGGTCATCAACACAACTAACCTACATGGAATTCTG GACTTTTTCTGCGAGTTCAGTGAGCAGTCCCCTTGCGTCCTCTCCAGGTCTCTGCTGCAG aCAACGTTCCTGATAGATAATAAGAAAGTGTTTGGGACCCAACCAATGCAGGACATGATCAAAGACGCTCTGAGGTACTTTGTCAGCCCGCCGGTGCTCTCCTCCAA GTGCTGCCTGCATAATAACCACCAGGCCAAGGACTACATTGACTCCTTTGTCACACACTGCTCAAGG CCCTTTTGCAGTCTCATCCAAATCCACGGACACAACCGCGCTCGGCAGAGAGACAAACTAGGCCACATCCTGGAGGAGTTTGCCACACTGcaggatgag GCAGAGAAGGTGGACGCGGCGCTGCACAGCCTGCTGATGAAGCTGGAGCCCCAGAGACAGCACCTGGCCTGCCTGGGCACCTGGATCCTCTACCACAACCTGCGCATCATGATCCAGTACCTGCTCAGCGGCTTCGAGCTGGAACTCTACAGCATGCACGagtactactacatctactg gtatctGTCAGAGTTCCTGTACGCGTGGCTCATGTCCACTCTGAGTCGGGCGGACAGCTCTCAGGTGGCTGAGGAGCGCCTCCTGGAGGAGCAGCAGAAAGGACGCAGCAGCAAGAaaaccaagaagaagaagaaaggccAAGGGG CTCGCCCCCTCAGCAGAGAAATCACCATGAGCCAAGCCTACCAAAACATGTGTGCTGGCATGTACAAG ACTATGATCGCCCTGGATATGGACAGGAAGGTGCGGAAGCCGCAGTTTGAGTTGGACAGCGAGCAGGTGCGCTACGAGCACCGCTTTGCCCCCTTCAACAGCGTGGTCACGCCACCGCCAGTCCATTACATCCAGTTCAAG GAGATGTCCGATCTGAAGAAGTACAGTCCTCCTCCCAAGTCAGCTGACCTCTACATGGCGGCCAGCAAACACTTCCAGCAAGCCAAACTCATCCTGGAGAACGTCCCCACCCCCGACCCAGAG GTGAATCGGATCTTAAAAGTTGCCAAACCCAACATTGTGGTCATGAAGCTACTTGCCGGGGGGCACAAGGAGACAAag GTACTACCAGAGTTTGATTTCTCTGCTCACAAGTACTTCCCTGTGGTCAGGATCATCTGA
- the LOC110535033 gene encoding N-alpha-acetyltransferase 35, NatC auxiliary subunit isoform X4: MQTGWTLHMTSKRHAKVQELSLGELLHDKLFGLFEAMSAIEMMDPKMDAGMIGNQVNRKVLSFEQAVKDGSIRVRDLSLPELIGIMDTCFCCLITWLEGHSLAQTVFTCLYVHNPDLIEDPALKAFALGILKVCDIAREKVNKAAVFEEEDFQAMTYGFKMANNVTDLRVTGMLKDVEEELQRRVKSTRSRQGEQRNPGVELEHQQWIALFSRIKFTRLLLTALIAFTKKETSSVSEAQKLMQQAADLLPALHSSIEHGIQYQNDTTKGDQPIMMGFEPLVNQRLLPPTFPRYAKILKREEMVNYFSKLIDRIKTVCEVINTTNLHGILDFFCEFSEQSPCVLSRSLLQTTFLIDNKKVFGTQPMQDMIKDALRYFVSPPVLSSKCCLHNNHQAKDYIDSFVTHCSRPFCSLIQIHGHNRARQRDKLGHILEEFATLQDEAEKVDAALHSLLMKLEPQRQHLACLGTWILYHNLRIMIQYLLSGFELELYSMHEYYYIYWYLSEFLYAWLMSTLSRADSSQVAEERLLEEQQKGRSSKKTKKKKKGQGARPLSREITMSQAYQNMCAGMYKTMIALDMDRKVRKPQFELDSEQVRYEHRFAPFNSVVTPPPVHYIQFKEMSDLKKYSPPPKSADLYMAASKHFQQAKLILENVPTPDPEVNRILKVAKPNIVVMKLLAGGHKETKVLPEFDFSAHKYFPVVRII; this comes from the exons GGACGCCGGGATGATTGGCAACCAGGTCAACAGGAAAGTCCTCAGCTTTGAACAGGCAGTCAAG GATGGTTCCATCAGAGTGAGGGACCTCAGTCTTCCAGAGCTGATTGGGATCATGGACACCTGTTTCTGCTGCTTG atcacCTGGCTGGAGGGTCACTCCCTAGCCCAGACAGTGTTCACCTGCCTGTACGTCCACAACCCCGACCTCATCGAGGACCCGGCCCTCAAGGCCTTCGCTCTGGGCATCCTCAAGGTGTGTGACATCGCCCGCGAGAAAGTCAACAAAGCCGCAGTGTTCGAGGAG GAGGATTTCCAGGCCATGACGTATGGCTTCAAGATGGCCAACAATGTGACAGATTTACGGGTTACAG GTATGCTAAAGGATGTGGAGGAAGAGTTACAGAGGAGAGTTAAG AGCACACGCAGTCGCCAGGGCGAGCAGCGGAACCCAGGGGTGGAGTTGGAA CATCAGCAATggatagcacttttcagtaggaTCAAGTTTACACGTCTTCTACTGACAGCGCTGATCGCCTTCACTAAGaaagag ACCAGCTCAGTGAGCGAAGCCCAGAAACTCATGCAGCAGGCAGCAGATCTCCTCCCAGCCCTCCACTCTAGCATCGAGCATGGCATTCAGTACCAGAACGATACTACTAAAGGAG ATCAACCGATCATGATGGGGTTTGAACCGCTGGTGAACCAGAGACTTCTGCCCCCCACCTTCCCCCGCTATGCCAAGATCCtcaagagggaggagatggtcaACTACTTCAGCAAGCTCATCGACCGCATCAAGACTGTGTGCGAGGTCATCAACACAACTAACCTACATGGAATTCTG GACTTTTTCTGCGAGTTCAGTGAGCAGTCCCCTTGCGTCCTCTCCAGGTCTCTGCTGCAG aCAACGTTCCTGATAGATAATAAGAAAGTGTTTGGGACCCAACCAATGCAGGACATGATCAAAGACGCTCTGAGGTACTTTGTCAGCCCGCCGGTGCTCTCCTCCAA GTGCTGCCTGCATAATAACCACCAGGCCAAGGACTACATTGACTCCTTTGTCACACACTGCTCAAGG CCCTTTTGCAGTCTCATCCAAATCCACGGACACAACCGCGCTCGGCAGAGAGACAAACTAGGCCACATCCTGGAGGAGTTTGCCACACTGcaggatgag GCAGAGAAGGTGGACGCGGCGCTGCACAGCCTGCTGATGAAGCTGGAGCCCCAGAGACAGCACCTGGCCTGCCTGGGCACCTGGATCCTCTACCACAACCTGCGCATCATGATCCAGTACCTGCTCAGCGGCTTCGAGCTGGAACTCTACAGCATGCACGagtactactacatctactg gtatctGTCAGAGTTCCTGTACGCGTGGCTCATGTCCACTCTGAGTCGGGCGGACAGCTCTCAGGTGGCTGAGGAGCGCCTCCTGGAGGAGCAGCAGAAAGGACGCAGCAGCAAGAaaaccaagaagaagaagaaaggccAAGGGG CTCGCCCCCTCAGCAGAGAAATCACCATGAGCCAAGCCTACCAAAACATGTGTGCTGGCATGTACAAG ACTATGATCGCCCTGGATATGGACAGGAAGGTGCGGAAGCCGCAGTTTGAGTTGGACAGCGAGCAGGTGCGCTACGAGCACCGCTTTGCCCCCTTCAACAGCGTGGTCACGCCACCGCCAGTCCATTACATCCAGTTCAAG GAGATGTCCGATCTGAAGAAGTACAGTCCTCCTCCCAAGTCAGCTGACCTCTACATGGCGGCCAGCAAACACTTCCAGCAAGCCAAACTCATCCTGGAGAACGTCCCCACCCCCGACCCAGAG GTGAATCGGATCTTAAAAGTTGCCAAACCCAACATTGTGGTCATGAAGCTACTTGCCGGGGGGCACAAGGAGACAAag GTACTACCAGAGTTTGATTTCTCTGCTCACAAGTACTTCCCTGTGGTCAGGATCATCTGA